CAAACTTGTGCTAGCTACAAAGAAGACACAATAGACGATAAAAAGCCTATCTTATCTTGTGTATTACCAACTGGAGAGAGAGTGCAAATTCTTGTCCCTCCAGTTATGCCAAAAGGTAGAATTTCAGTCACCATAAGAAAGCCATCAAAGGTTAAATACACCCTTGAAAATTATATCGATAATGGCTCTTTGGATATAAAAACTGCAGAGAAATTTAAAGAAGCGGTCAAAAATGGTAAAAATATAGTTGTATGTGGCGAAACTGGTAGTGGTAAAACAACTTTTATGAAGACATTAGTTGATTTTATACCCTACAATGAAAGGGTAATTACTATCGAGGACGTGCCTGAGCTTGTTTTTACACACCAAGACAATGTAGTTTCCCTTTTTTACCCTAGCGAGGCAAAAAGCACTGATTTAATCAACTCTGCCTCTCTCTTAAAATCTTGTTTGAGAATGAAGCCAGATAGAATTTTGCTTGCCGAGCTAAGAAGCGGCGAAACCTATGATTTTCTTAACGTAATTTCAAGCGGGCACAACGGCTCAATGACAAGCTTGCACGCTGGCGACGTCACAAGTGCGTATAACCGCCTTGTAATGATGAGTATGCAAAACGAGCAGGCAAGAAGCACTGGTAAAGAGTTGATCCTTGAAATTTGCAAAAGAGTGATCGACGTTATCATCATCTTTAAAAAAGAAAACGGCAAAAGACAAGTTACTGAATACGAATACGACGGCGTTTTATTTAAAAGAAATACTGACGGCATGTTTTTTAATGCCTCAGAAAAATAAGGCTAGGAAAAGACTATGGCAGCTCCGCAACAAAAAGTAGAATTAGAAAGAGCACAAATTATTGCTTTGGTAATAGTTGCCCTTGTTCTAACTTACTTTTTAACAGCCGTTTTAATGTTCGCTCTAAATGGAGCGATGAATAAATTTATGAAGCTCTTTACGCTAGATTTTACTATCATTGCTCTAGTTAATGGCTATAAAAACGCCTATTTGGCTTTGCTTTTGGCTGCCATACTCTCTTTTTCTTTGGCGTTTGCAATTCCATATATACCAAAAAAGAGAAAGCTTTATGGCGATGCTAAATTTGCAAATGCTAACGATATAAGAAAACTTGGACTATTTCCTAAGAAAAACAACGATGGCATTATAATAGGCAAATATAACGGCAAGCTATTAAGATATGGTGGACAACAATTTGTCGCTCTTGGTGCTCCAACAAGAAGTGGTAAAGGCGTTGGTATTATAATCCCAAACTTACTTGACTATCCAAATTCTTGTGTCGTGCAAGATATAAAACAAGAGTGCTATGAATTTACA
This sequence is a window from Campylobacter concisus. Protein-coding genes within it:
- a CDS encoding ATPase, T2SS/T4P/T4SS family is translated as MHANVMGDGHILTQYAEKYFGEYLSNDEINEICYNGDDKVFCENVRGEWITFTRNDIDFKKIYAFAQTCASYKEDTIDDKKPILSCVLPTGERVQILVPPVMPKGRISVTIRKPSKVKYTLENYIDNGSLDIKTAEKFKEAVKNGKNIVVCGETGSGKTTFMKTLVDFIPYNERVITIEDVPELVFTHQDNVVSLFYPSEAKSTDLINSASLLKSCLRMKPDRILLAELRSGETYDFLNVISSGHNGSMTSLHAGDVTSAYNRLVMMSMQNEQARSTGKELILEICKRVIDVIIIFKKENGKRQVTEYEYDGVLFKRNTDGMFFNASEK